In a single window of the Rhizobiaceae bacterium genome:
- a CDS encoding N-acetyltransferase yields MISSDVVLGPDVVIFQRDQVNLYGCTVGNGTRIGPFVEIQRNASVGQNCKVSSHSFICEGVTIEDGVFIGHGVMFTNDLFPRAVNDDGRLQGSDDWAVVPTRVKARASIGSNATILAGVTIGEGALVGAGAVVTKDVPDHAVVAGVPARIVAKHPSAVANKKSAENHR; encoded by the coding sequence ATGATTTCTTCAGACGTGGTTCTCGGACCTGACGTTGTCATCTTTCAACGCGATCAGGTCAATCTTTACGGCTGCACTGTCGGCAACGGCACGCGCATAGGGCCGTTCGTCGAGATACAGCGCAATGCCTCCGTCGGCCAGAACTGCAAGGTCTCCAGCCACAGCTTCATTTGCGAGGGAGTGACCATCGAGGACGGCGTGTTCATCGGGCACGGCGTGATGTTCACGAACGACCTGTTTCCGCGCGCCGTCAATGATGACGGGCGGTTGCAGGGCAGCGACGACTGGGCGGTGGTTCCGACGCGGGTGAAGGCCCGCGCCTCCATCGGCAGCAATGCAACAATTCTTGCAGGGGTGACAATCGGCGAAGGCGCGCTGGTGGGCGCGGGCGCTGTCGTCACGAAGGATGTCCCTGACCATGCGGTGGTCGCCGGCGTACCGGCGCGCATCGTGGCGAAGCACCCTTCGGCAGTAGCGAACAAGAAAAGTGCGGAGAACCATAGATGA
- a CDS encoding glycosyltransferase: MISIIVPHLEQEDQLRRCLTSLAQQQGVSQPVEIFVVDNGSKRMPEGVCKEFANVTLLQERTPGPGPARNLGISKAKGEILAFIDADCIADPHWLSVIEQRFAEDRDLNILGGDVRIAMQDPERPSLAEAYESVYAFRMKEYIAKQGFTATCNLAMRAEVFARVGEFGGINIAEDRDWGQRALALGLRTVFCPEMLIYHPARKNLTELGVKWQRITAHDFAKAQSKSFWRARWILRGLAIAASPVAEVLKIGFTDRLTGLRARVRAFAGLIYIRLYRASLILSLAFGADAATYYGRWNRG, from the coding sequence TTGATCAGCATCATAGTCCCGCATCTTGAGCAGGAAGATCAACTGCGCCGCTGCCTCACATCGTTGGCGCAGCAGCAGGGCGTCAGCCAGCCTGTTGAGATATTCGTCGTCGACAACGGTTCCAAGAGGATGCCGGAAGGCGTCTGCAAGGAATTCGCAAATGTCACCCTGCTTCAGGAGAGGACACCCGGACCGGGGCCCGCTCGCAATCTCGGGATCAGCAAGGCGAAGGGCGAGATACTTGCCTTCATCGATGCGGATTGCATCGCCGACCCGCATTGGCTTTCCGTCATCGAACAACGCTTTGCGGAAGATCGCGACCTGAACATACTTGGCGGAGACGTCCGCATTGCGATGCAAGACCCCGAGCGACCAAGCCTCGCCGAGGCCTATGAGAGTGTCTATGCGTTTCGCATGAAGGAATATATCGCGAAGCAGGGGTTCACTGCCACGTGCAACCTTGCAATGCGAGCAGAGGTTTTCGCCAGGGTCGGCGAGTTCGGCGGCATCAACATCGCCGAGGATCGTGACTGGGGCCAGCGCGCGTTGGCGCTCGGCTTGCGGACGGTGTTCTGCCCGGAAATGCTGATCTACCACCCGGCCCGGAAAAACCTTACCGAACTGGGCGTGAAGTGGCAGCGGATCACGGCGCATGATTTCGCGAAAGCGCAATCGAAATCGTTCTGGCGTGCGCGCTGGATCCTGCGCGGGCTGGCGATCGCGGCATCGCCCGTGGCGGAGGTCCTCAAAATCGGCTTTACCGACAGGTTGACCGGCCTCCGTGCGCGGGTGAGAGCCTTCGCGGGATTGATCTACATCCGCCTCTATCGCGCCTCGCTCATCCTGTCCCTTGCATTCGGGGCTGACGCAGCGACCTATTATGGAAGATGGAACCGCGGCTGA
- a CDS encoding Gfo/Idh/MocA family oxidoreductase, with amino-acid sequence MIGIAVVGYGYWGPNLVRNIADCSNAKLVAVCDLRKERLTAVSARYPSVQITDDFEQMLANPEVDAVAIATPVSSHFRLAMRAMMAGKHVFIEKPIASSVEEAQKLVDEAARRNLVLAVDHTFIHTGAVRKMHELVHNGLGDIYYYDSVRVNLGLFQHDVSVIWDLAVHDLSIMDYVLNERPVAVSAAGMSHVPGQPANIAYLNLFFPGSLIAHIHVNWLAPVKVRRTLIGGSNKMIVYDDLEPSEKIKVYDKGITVKQNGEAERQSVYQQLVGYRSGDMWAPQLDMTEALSSELGEFADCIMNKKTPTADGHAGLRVVRVLEAASQSLAQRGRVIELDEVRRVA; translated from the coding sequence ATGATCGGAATTGCTGTTGTAGGCTACGGCTATTGGGGGCCGAACCTGGTCCGCAACATCGCCGACTGTTCCAATGCGAAGCTGGTTGCGGTGTGCGACCTTCGCAAGGAGCGGCTGACGGCTGTGAGTGCGCGTTATCCCAGCGTACAGATTACCGATGATTTCGAGCAGATGCTCGCAAATCCGGAAGTCGATGCCGTGGCGATTGCCACGCCCGTTTCAAGCCATTTCCGTCTCGCCATGCGGGCGATGATGGCGGGCAAGCACGTCTTTATCGAAAAGCCGATCGCCTCTTCCGTCGAGGAAGCACAGAAGCTGGTCGATGAAGCCGCTCGCCGCAACCTCGTGCTGGCCGTGGATCACACCTTCATCCACACCGGCGCGGTAAGGAAAATGCACGAGCTGGTGCACAACGGACTGGGCGACATCTACTACTACGACTCGGTCCGCGTGAACCTGGGTCTGTTCCAGCACGATGTGAGCGTGATCTGGGACCTCGCCGTCCACGATCTGTCGATAATGGACTATGTCCTGAACGAGCGCCCGGTCGCGGTTTCGGCGGCAGGCATGTCGCATGTTCCGGGCCAGCCCGCGAACATTGCCTATCTGAACCTTTTCTTCCCGGGCAGCCTCATCGCTCATATCCACGTCAACTGGCTTGCACCTGTGAAGGTGCGCCGGACCCTGATCGGCGGTTCCAACAAGATGATCGTCTATGACGATCTTGAACCGTCCGAGAAGATCAAGGTCTACGACAAGGGCATCACCGTGAAGCAGAACGGCGAGGCCGAACGGCAGAGCGTATACCAGCAGCTCGTGGGCTATCGCAGCGGCGATATGTGGGCCCCGCAGCTCGATATGACCGAGGCTCTTTCAAGCGAGCTTGGTGAGTTTGCGGACTGCATCATGAACAAGAAGACGCCCACCGCCGATGGCCATGCAGGTCTGCGCGTCGTGCGTGTTCTTGAGGCCGCAAGTCAGTCTCTCGCCCAGCGCGGGCGAGTAATCGAACTCGATGAAGTTAGGCGTGTAGCATGA
- a CDS encoding glycosyltransferase family 1 protein: MLSDFFTGAIHQTARRGRQISAILASEGGRGLKNRLRRFAFEKLRPKSVVWEVFPEDVIAADLTSGIASSPRPLRDKEPISVNWIATPAAPGSGGHTTLFRMVNYLERNGFRNTVYLYDVYKGDHQYYTDILRSAYGVTCAIRSYKDGLDNAHAVVASSWPTAYAAYNSKSDGARFYFVQDYEPSFYPASTNNLLAENTYRMGFHGITAGRWLSEKLAADFGMECHHFDFGCDTSRYQRTNDGPRNGIAFYSRSTTPRRGVELCLLALEIFAQRNPGIELHFYGDEIAEMPFKFVNHGTVSPARLNEIYNQSFAGLNLSLTNVSLVPHEMLAAGCIPVVNEARHNRIVLNNDHVCYAEPTPHALAQALEQIVRNPEFQSVSRAASESVSSVSWDAAGAAVANAISEVVRLRAPRSA, translated from the coding sequence ATGCTCTCAGACTTTTTCACTGGCGCCATACATCAGACGGCGCGTAGGGGGCGGCAGATCAGCGCGATCCTCGCCTCCGAGGGCGGCCGGGGGCTGAAGAATCGCCTGCGTCGCTTTGCCTTCGAGAAGCTTCGGCCGAAATCGGTTGTCTGGGAGGTTTTTCCCGAGGATGTCATTGCCGCCGACCTTACATCGGGAATAGCTTCCAGCCCACGACCGCTGCGCGACAAGGAACCGATTTCGGTGAACTGGATCGCGACGCCAGCAGCCCCGGGATCGGGCGGGCACACGACCCTTTTCCGGATGGTCAACTACCTTGAGCGCAACGGGTTCCGGAACACCGTCTATCTCTACGACGTCTACAAGGGGGATCATCAATACTACACAGACATCCTTCGCAGTGCCTATGGCGTCACATGCGCCATCAGGAGCTACAAGGATGGCCTCGATAATGCGCATGCGGTCGTCGCGTCGAGCTGGCCAACCGCTTACGCAGCATATAACTCGAAGTCCGACGGCGCGCGGTTCTATTTCGTGCAGGACTATGAACCGTCCTTCTATCCCGCCAGCACAAACAACCTGCTGGCTGAAAACACCTACCGGATGGGATTTCACGGAATCACCGCCGGCAGATGGTTGTCGGAGAAGCTGGCGGCGGACTTCGGGATGGAGTGTCACCATTTCGATTTCGGGTGTGACACGAGCCGTTACCAGCGCACCAATGACGGGCCTCGCAACGGGATCGCATTCTATTCACGCTCGACAACGCCTCGCCGGGGAGTGGAACTGTGCCTTCTTGCGCTTGAGATTTTTGCCCAAAGGAATCCTGGCATCGAGCTTCATTTCTACGGCGACGAAATCGCAGAGATGCCGTTCAAATTCGTGAATCACGGCACCGTTTCGCCGGCCCGCTTGAACGAAATATACAACCAGTCTTTCGCCGGACTGAACCTCTCGCTCACCAATGTCTCTCTCGTGCCGCATGAAATGCTGGCGGCAGGGTGCATTCCGGTTGTCAACGAGGCCAGGCACAACAGGATCGTACTCAACAACGACCATGTTTGCTATGCGGAACCAACGCCGCACGCTCTCGCGCAGGCCCTCGAGCAGATCGTTCGCAATCCTGAATTTCAGTCGGTTTCGCGCGCGGCATCCGAGAGTGTGTCATCCGTCTCCTGGGATGCCGCGGGGGCTGCCGTCGCGAATGCGATCTCGGAGGTGGTCCGCCTCAGGGCCCCGCGTTCTGCCTGA
- a CDS encoding glycosyltransferase family 2 protein: protein MPGQAPLTAVIVTFNSSAMLPGLLDSISAGVEGAGPYQVIVVDNNSRDASVSIARQHPEKPIVIEMGSNAGYAAAINAAMDRMDRNSYLLVLNPDLRMHPGAAKALLKRLEDPTVGIAVPRNYKEDGSTAKTIRQEPTLRGVWAEAVLGGHRAARLGYGEVMGNPALYESEQSVDWATGSALMVSPAARTAAGKWDESFFLYSEEVDYQRRVREAGFKIIYEPNAKVMHKGGDSGVNPKLFALLTANRIRYFRRHHGPVSTLLFRAAIGLGGIARCRREVHRAGLKSVLNPEGTVVNFLANRPV from the coding sequence ATGCCAGGGCAAGCGCCTCTCACTGCCGTCATCGTGACATTCAACAGCTCGGCCATGCTGCCGGGTCTGCTCGACTCCATTTCGGCTGGCGTGGAAGGCGCAGGTCCCTATCAGGTCATCGTGGTCGACAACAATTCGCGCGACGCCTCGGTATCAATTGCCCGCCAGCATCCGGAAAAACCCATCGTGATCGAGATGGGATCGAACGCCGGATATGCCGCTGCGATCAATGCGGCAATGGACCGGATGGATCGCAACTCCTACCTGCTCGTCCTGAACCCCGACCTGCGCATGCATCCGGGCGCGGCGAAGGCGTTGCTGAAACGGCTCGAAGATCCGACGGTGGGCATTGCCGTTCCTCGGAACTACAAGGAGGACGGCTCGACCGCGAAGACAATTCGGCAGGAGCCGACCCTGCGTGGTGTCTGGGCCGAAGCCGTCCTTGGCGGTCATCGTGCGGCACGGCTTGGCTACGGCGAGGTCATGGGCAATCCTGCCCTCTATGAATCCGAACAGTCCGTGGATTGGGCGACGGGGTCAGCCCTGATGGTTTCACCGGCAGCGCGCACCGCGGCCGGCAAATGGGACGAATCCTTTTTCCTCTACAGTGAGGAAGTCGACTATCAGCGTCGCGTCCGCGAGGCAGGCTTCAAGATCATCTACGAACCCAATGCCAAGGTCATGCACAAGGGCGGTGACAGCGGGGTCAATCCCAAGCTCTTCGCCCTTCTGACCGCAAACCGGATCAGGTATTTCAGGCGCCATCACGGTCCGGTCAGTACGCTGCTTTTCCGCGCGGCGATCGGCCTGGGCGGTATCGCTCGATGCAGGCGCGAAGTGCATCGCGCGGGATTGAAGAGCGTGCTCAATCCCGAAGGCACAGTCGTCAACTTCCTCGCTAACCGTCCTGTCTGA